In Camelina sativa cultivar DH55 chromosome 16, Cs, whole genome shotgun sequence, a single window of DNA contains:
- the LOC104749688 gene encoding type II inositol polyphosphate 5-phosphatase 14 isoform X1, producing the protein MDSVIIEADEREALASVVPAHPLPPRKTHSYVEQCEQKPHHPIRKYSLDEGSRSVTSDSEAIYFDSSGEFSTEGVVIINGRTGGERGNGEDYGFVTPPSKPASQLGGNDGGKEDGIESLPEFIGAGGGVDVFKVPVRAAVNPGRPPCLELRPHPLRETQTGKFLRNIACTESQLWAGQENGVRFWNLEEAYEVGCGLGGQVRRGDEDTAPFHESVPTSPALCLMIDHGNRLVWTGHKDGKIRAWKMDQPSTTTADDSKPFKERLSWQAHRGPVNYIVISSYGDMWSCSDGGLIKIWTLDSLEKSLVLKPEEKHMAALLVERSGIDLRSQVTVNGTCSISSSDVKFLLVDTVRAKVWAVQHLSFSIWDAQNKELVKVFNIDGQVENRVDMPPTQGQQVEETKVKFFSAPKKEKSQGFLQRSRHAIMGAAGAVRRAATRSTGAFAEDTRKVEAIAIAADGSIWTGSMNGVIAQWDGNGNRLREVNHHQQAVLCFCTFGDRIYVGYASGYIQVLDLGGKLIASWVSHNEPVIKLAAGGGFIFSLATHGGVRGWYVTSPGPLDSVIRTELSQKEMTYARQDSVKILVGTWNVGEGRASRGALVSWLSSAVSDVGIVAIGLQEVDMGAGFLAMSTAKETVGVEGSAVGQWWLDAIGNALDERNTFERMGSRQLAGLLISLWVRKSIRTHVGDLDVAAVPCGFGRAIGNKGGVGLRIRVYDRIMCFVNCHLAAHLEAVTRRNADFNHIYRSMVFSKGQSVYTAAAGIVPYLFLSCSLGFSTYLFWLLYSSGLPWALSLAAGASTSAQALKNNTNTNISSEEEKSDLAAADLVAFFGDFNYRLFGITYDEARDFISHRSFDWLREKDQLRQEMNEGKVFQGMREALITFPPTYKFEKNKPGLGGYDSGEKKRIPAWCDRVIYRDNQSLTYSECSLQCPVVACTIMYEACMDVTESDHKPVRCKIHANIAHTDKSVRRQELGKIVRSNEKLISMFEELKSVPETSVSTNNILLYSQDTFIFTIRNTSNSSRAIFNIVCKGQTLVREDGEEPENRGTFGLPRWLEVSPGAGIIKPDASLQVKVHHEDFHTSDESIDGIQQNPFCEDSSDKEVTLIIIVQGSCSTRTTSHSIKVRHCSSAAKSLSIVHSKTTSVTKNLEGSTRYQTESNRGGSTRHRTDDSTRRWLMMIPVTSQL; encoded by the exons atggaTTCGGTTATCATTGAAGCAGATGAGCGGGAGGCGCTGGCATCGGTCGTCCCTGCTCATCCGCTGCCACCGCGTAAGACGCATTCCTATGTTGAGCAATGTGAACAGAAGCCGCACCACCCGATCCGCAAATATAGCCTTGATGAGGGCTCTAGATCTGTAACGTCGGATTCCGAAGCTATTTATTTTGATTCCTCCGGCGAGTTCTCCACCGAAGGAGTAGTCATCATCAATGGCAGAACCGGTGGCGAAAGAGGCAACGGGGAGGATTACGGTTTTGTCACACCTCCATCCAAACCAGCATCACAGCTAGGTGGAAATGACGGCGGCAAGGAGGATGGTATCGAGTCCCTTCCAGAATTCATCGGCGCAGGAGGAGGCGTTGACGTATTCAAAGTGCCTGTGCGTGCTGCGGTGAATCCTGGACGGCCGCCATGTCTCGAGCTCCGACCGCATCCGTTAAGAGAGACACAGACGGGAAAGTTTCTCAGAAACATTGCTTGCACAGAAAGTCAGCTATGGGCGGGACAAGAGAACGGCGTGAGGTTCTGGAACTTGGAGGAAGCATACGAGGTTGGTTGTGGCCTTGGTGGGCAGGTACGTCGAGGGGATGAGGATACAGCACCGTTTCATGAATCTGTTCCGACCTCGCCTGCCTTGTGTTTGATGATTGACCACGGCAATAGGCTTGTGTGGACCGGCCACAAGGATGGCAAAATTAGAGCCTGGAAAATGGATCAGCCGAGTACGACTACTGCGGATGATTCAAAGCCTTTCAAGGAACGACTCTCGTGGCAAGCTCATCGTGGTCCTGTGAATTATATTGTCATAAGCTCATATG GTGATATGTGGTCATGTTCTGATGGCGGATTGATAAAAATATGGACGTTGGATTCTTTAGAGAAGTCTCTGGTGCTTAAGCCGGAGGAGAAGCATATGGCTGCATTGTTAGTGGAGAGGTCTGGCATTGACCTGAGGAGCCAAGTTACTGTCAATGGTACATGCAGCATATCTTCATCAGATGTCAAGTTTTTGTTAGTTGATACAGTAAGAGCTAAAGTGTGGGCTGTGCAGCACCTATCATTCTCAATCTG GGATGCCCAGAATAAAGAGCTTGTGAAAGTTTTTAATATTGATGGCCAAGTCGAAAATCGTGTGGACATGCCACCAACGCAAGGTCAACAAGTTGAAGAAACGAAAGTGAAGTTCTTCTCGgcaccaaaaaaggaaaagtcaCAGGGGTTTCTGCAACGATCGCGCCATGCCATAATGGGAGCTGCAGGAGCTGTTCGTCGAGCAGCCACTAGAAGTACAGGAGCTTTTGCAGAAGACACTAGGAAGGTAGAAGCTATTGCGATAGCGGCAGATGGATCAATTTGGACTGGAAGCATGAATGGCGTAATTGCTCAGTGGGACGGAAATGGAAACCGTTTGCGGGAGGTGAATCATCATCAGCAGGCTGTTCTGTGCTTTTGCACTTTTGGTGATCGAATATATGTGGGTTATGCAAGTGGTTACATCCAGGTCTTGGATCTTGGTGGAAAGCTAATTGCAAGCTGGGTTTCACACAATGAACCTGTGATAAAGCTAGCAGCAGGTGGTGGTTTCATTTTTAGCTTAGCCACTCATGGTGGTGTAAGAGGATGGTATGTGACATCTCCAGGACCTCTGGACAGCGTAATCCGAACGGAACTCTCTCAAAAGGAAATGACCTATGCTCGACAAGACAGTGTTAAAATCTTGGTTGGTACCTGGAATGTTGGTGAAGGGCGGGCCTCACGTGGGGCGCTTGTGTCTTGGCTGAGTTCTGCTGTTTCAGATGTCGGCATTGTTGCTATTGGGTTGCAAGAGGTGGATATGGGGGCTGGCTTTCTTGCCATGTCCACTGCTAAGGAAACG GTAGGGGTTGAAGGAAGTGCCGTGGGCCAATGGTGGCTTGATGCAATTGGAAATGCACTGGATGAGAGAAATACTTTTGAACGTATGGGTTCAAGGCAGTTAGCAGGACTGCTAATATCTCTTTG GGTGAGGAAGAGTATAAGAACACATGTCGGAGATCTTGATGTCGCAGCAGTTCCATGTGGCTTTGGCCGCGCCATTGGCAACAAG GGAGGTGTGGGTTTGAGAATCAGAGTTTATGACAGAATTATGTGCTTTGTGAACTGTCACTTGGCTGCTCACCTGGAGGCAGTTACTCGGAGAAACGCGGATTTCAATCACATATATCGGTCAATGGTCTTCTCTAAAGGACAAAGTGTATATACTGCTGCAGCTGGTATAGTACCGTACCTGTTTTTGTCTTGCTCTCTTGGCTTCTCCACGTACTTATTTTGGCTCCTTTATTCTTCTGGCTTGCCATGGGCCCTCTCTCTTGCAGCTGGTGCGTCAACTTCTGCTCAAGCTCTAAAGAATAACACT AATACAAACATCAGCAGTGAAGAGGAGAAGTCTGATTTAGCAGCAGCAGATCTGGTTGCATTTTTCGGTGACTTCAATTATAGGTTGTTTGGTATAACCTATGATGAAGCGAGAGACTTCATTTCCCACCGGTCTTTTGATTGGCTTAGAGAGAAAGACCAACTTAGGCAAGAGATGAATGAGGGAAAAGTGTTCCAAGGAATGCGTGAGGCGTTAATCACCTTCCCGCCAACttacaaatttgaaaagaaTAAACCAGGTCTTGGAG GGTATGATTCAGGGGAGAAAAAGCGAATACCAGCGTGGTGTGACAGAGTTATATATAGAGACAATCAATCACTCACATATTCGGAGTGTAGTTTGCAGTGTCCTGTAGTTGCATGTACTATAAT GTATGAAGCTTGTATGGATGTGACTGAGAGTGATCACAAACCCGTGCGGTGCAAAATTCATGCTAACATAGCTCACACCGATAAATCTGTGCGAAGACAAGAGCTAGGGAAAATAGTAAGGTCCAATGAGAAACTCATATCCATGTTCGAGGAACTAAAATCGGTTCCAGAAACATCAGTGAGCACCAACAACATTCTTCTTTATAGTCAGGACACATTCATCTTTACAATCAGAAACACTTCAAACTCTAGTAGAGCCATCTTCAACATCGTCTGTAAGGGTCAAACTCTCGTTAGAGAGGATGGAGAGGAACCCGAGAATAGAGGCACCTTTGGTCTCCCTCGCTGGCTCGAG GTTTCTCCAGGAGCTGGGATTATAAAACCAGATGCTTCACTGCAGGTGAAGGTTCATCATGAAGACTTTCACACCTCAGACGAGTCCATTGATGGCATCCAACAAAACCCATTTTGTGAAGATAGTTCTGACAAGGAAGTGACCCTGATCATAATCGTTCAGGGAAGCTGCTCGACCAGAACAACAAGCCACTCTATCAAAGTCCGTCACTGCTCATCAGCTGCCAAATCCCTTAGTattgttcattctaaaacgaCCAGCGTGACAAAGAATCTAGAGGGTTCCACGCGTTACCAGACAGAGTCTAACCGCGGTGGAAGCACCAGACACAGAACCGATGACTCCACCAGACggtggttgatgatgattcCTGTTACATCACAACTATAG
- the LOC104749688 gene encoding type II inositol polyphosphate 5-phosphatase 14 isoform X3 — translation MDSVIIEADEREALASVVPAHPLPPRKTHSYVEQCEQKPHHPIRKYSLDEGSRSVTSDSEAIYFDSSGEFSTEGVVIINGRTGGERGNGEDYGFVTPPSKPASQLGGNDGGKEDGIESLPEFIGAGGGVDVFKVPVRAAVNPGRPPCLELRPHPLRETQTGKFLRNIACTESQLWAGQENGVRFWNLEEAYEVGCGLGGQVRRGDEDTAPFHESVPTSPALCLMIDHGNRLVWTGHKDGKIRAWKMDQPSTTTADDSKPFKERLSWQAHRGPVNYIVISSYGDMWSCSDGGLIKIWTLDSLEKSLVLKPEEKHMAALLVERSGIDLRSQVTVNGTCSISSSDVKFLLVDTVRAKVWAVQHLSFSIWDAQNKELVKVFNIDGQVENRVDMPPTQGQQVEETKVKFFSAPKKEKSQGFLQRSRHAIMGAAGAVRRAATRSTGAFAEDTRKVEAIAIAADGSIWTGSMNGVIAQWDGNGNRLREVNHHQQAVLCFCTFGDRIYVGYASGYIQVLDLGGKLIASWVSHNEPVIKLAAGGGFIFSLATHGGVRGWYVTSPGPLDSVIRTELSQKEMTYARQDSVKILVGTWNVGEGRASRGALVSWLSSAVSDVGIVAIGLQEVDMGAGFLAMSTAKETVGVEGSAVGQWWLDAIGNALDERNTFERMGSRQLAGLLISLWVRKSIRTHVGDLDVAAVPCGFGRAIGNKGGVGLRIRVYDRIMCFVNCHLAAHLEAVTRRNADFNHIYRSMVFSKGQSVYTAAAGIVPYLFLSCSLGFSTYLFWLLYSSGLPWALSLAAGASTSAQALKNNTNTNISSEEEKSDLAAADLVAFFGDFNYRLFGITYDEARDFISHRSFDWLREKDQLRQEMNEGKVFQGMREALITFPPTYKFEKNKPGLGGYDSGEKKRIPAWCDRVIYRDNQSLTYSECSLQCPVVAATIMYEACMDVTESDHKPVRCKIHANIAHTDKSVRRQELGKIVRSNEKLISMFEELKSVPETSVSTNNILLYSQDTFIFTIRNTSNSSRAIFNIVCKGQTLVREDGEEPENRGTFGLPRWLEVSPGAGIIKPDASLQVKVHHEDFHTSDESIDGIQQNPFCEDSSDKEVTLIIIVQGSCSTRTTSHSIKVRHCSSAAKSLSIVHSKTTSVTKNLEGSTRYQTESNRGGSTRHRTDDSTRRWLMMIPVTSQL, via the exons atggaTTCGGTTATCATTGAAGCAGATGAGCGGGAGGCGCTGGCATCGGTCGTCCCTGCTCATCCGCTGCCACCGCGTAAGACGCATTCCTATGTTGAGCAATGTGAACAGAAGCCGCACCACCCGATCCGCAAATATAGCCTTGATGAGGGCTCTAGATCTGTAACGTCGGATTCCGAAGCTATTTATTTTGATTCCTCCGGCGAGTTCTCCACCGAAGGAGTAGTCATCATCAATGGCAGAACCGGTGGCGAAAGAGGCAACGGGGAGGATTACGGTTTTGTCACACCTCCATCCAAACCAGCATCACAGCTAGGTGGAAATGACGGCGGCAAGGAGGATGGTATCGAGTCCCTTCCAGAATTCATCGGCGCAGGAGGAGGCGTTGACGTATTCAAAGTGCCTGTGCGTGCTGCGGTGAATCCTGGACGGCCGCCATGTCTCGAGCTCCGACCGCATCCGTTAAGAGAGACACAGACGGGAAAGTTTCTCAGAAACATTGCTTGCACAGAAAGTCAGCTATGGGCGGGACAAGAGAACGGCGTGAGGTTCTGGAACTTGGAGGAAGCATACGAGGTTGGTTGTGGCCTTGGTGGGCAGGTACGTCGAGGGGATGAGGATACAGCACCGTTTCATGAATCTGTTCCGACCTCGCCTGCCTTGTGTTTGATGATTGACCACGGCAATAGGCTTGTGTGGACCGGCCACAAGGATGGCAAAATTAGAGCCTGGAAAATGGATCAGCCGAGTACGACTACTGCGGATGATTCAAAGCCTTTCAAGGAACGACTCTCGTGGCAAGCTCATCGTGGTCCTGTGAATTATATTGTCATAAGCTCATATG GTGATATGTGGTCATGTTCTGATGGCGGATTGATAAAAATATGGACGTTGGATTCTTTAGAGAAGTCTCTGGTGCTTAAGCCGGAGGAGAAGCATATGGCTGCATTGTTAGTGGAGAGGTCTGGCATTGACCTGAGGAGCCAAGTTACTGTCAATGGTACATGCAGCATATCTTCATCAGATGTCAAGTTTTTGTTAGTTGATACAGTAAGAGCTAAAGTGTGGGCTGTGCAGCACCTATCATTCTCAATCTG GGATGCCCAGAATAAAGAGCTTGTGAAAGTTTTTAATATTGATGGCCAAGTCGAAAATCGTGTGGACATGCCACCAACGCAAGGTCAACAAGTTGAAGAAACGAAAGTGAAGTTCTTCTCGgcaccaaaaaaggaaaagtcaCAGGGGTTTCTGCAACGATCGCGCCATGCCATAATGGGAGCTGCAGGAGCTGTTCGTCGAGCAGCCACTAGAAGTACAGGAGCTTTTGCAGAAGACACTAGGAAGGTAGAAGCTATTGCGATAGCGGCAGATGGATCAATTTGGACTGGAAGCATGAATGGCGTAATTGCTCAGTGGGACGGAAATGGAAACCGTTTGCGGGAGGTGAATCATCATCAGCAGGCTGTTCTGTGCTTTTGCACTTTTGGTGATCGAATATATGTGGGTTATGCAAGTGGTTACATCCAGGTCTTGGATCTTGGTGGAAAGCTAATTGCAAGCTGGGTTTCACACAATGAACCTGTGATAAAGCTAGCAGCAGGTGGTGGTTTCATTTTTAGCTTAGCCACTCATGGTGGTGTAAGAGGATGGTATGTGACATCTCCAGGACCTCTGGACAGCGTAATCCGAACGGAACTCTCTCAAAAGGAAATGACCTATGCTCGACAAGACAGTGTTAAAATCTTGGTTGGTACCTGGAATGTTGGTGAAGGGCGGGCCTCACGTGGGGCGCTTGTGTCTTGGCTGAGTTCTGCTGTTTCAGATGTCGGCATTGTTGCTATTGGGTTGCAAGAGGTGGATATGGGGGCTGGCTTTCTTGCCATGTCCACTGCTAAGGAAACG GTAGGGGTTGAAGGAAGTGCCGTGGGCCAATGGTGGCTTGATGCAATTGGAAATGCACTGGATGAGAGAAATACTTTTGAACGTATGGGTTCAAGGCAGTTAGCAGGACTGCTAATATCTCTTTG GGTGAGGAAGAGTATAAGAACACATGTCGGAGATCTTGATGTCGCAGCAGTTCCATGTGGCTTTGGCCGCGCCATTGGCAACAAG GGAGGTGTGGGTTTGAGAATCAGAGTTTATGACAGAATTATGTGCTTTGTGAACTGTCACTTGGCTGCTCACCTGGAGGCAGTTACTCGGAGAAACGCGGATTTCAATCACATATATCGGTCAATGGTCTTCTCTAAAGGACAAAGTGTATATACTGCTGCAGCTGGTATAGTACCGTACCTGTTTTTGTCTTGCTCTCTTGGCTTCTCCACGTACTTATTTTGGCTCCTTTATTCTTCTGGCTTGCCATGGGCCCTCTCTCTTGCAGCTGGTGCGTCAACTTCTGCTCAAGCTCTAAAGAATAACACT AATACAAACATCAGCAGTGAAGAGGAGAAGTCTGATTTAGCAGCAGCAGATCTGGTTGCATTTTTCGGTGACTTCAATTATAGGTTGTTTGGTATAACCTATGATGAAGCGAGAGACTTCATTTCCCACCGGTCTTTTGATTGGCTTAGAGAGAAAGACCAACTTAGGCAAGAGATGAATGAGGGAAAAGTGTTCCAAGGAATGCGTGAGGCGTTAATCACCTTCCCGCCAACttacaaatttgaaaagaaTAAACCAGGTCTTGGAG GGTATGATTCAGGGGAGAAAAAGCGAATACCCGCGTGGTGTGACAGAGTTATATATAGAGACAACCAATCACTCACATATTCGGAGTGCAGTTTGCAGTGTCCTGTAGTTGCGGCTACTATAAT GTATGAAGCTTGTATGGATGTGACTGAGAGTGATCACAAACCCGTGCGGTGCAAAATTCATGCTAACATAGCTCACACCGATAAATCTGTGCGAAGACAAGAGCTAGGGAAAATAGTAAGGTCCAATGAGAAACTCATATCCATGTTCGAGGAACTAAAATCGGTTCCAGAAACATCAGTGAGCACCAACAACATTCTTCTTTATAGTCAGGACACATTCATCTTTACAATCAGAAACACTTCAAACTCTAGTAGAGCCATCTTCAACATCGTCTGTAAGGGTCAAACTCTCGTTAGAGAGGATGGAGAGGAACCCGAGAATAGAGGCACCTTTGGTCTCCCTCGCTGGCTCGAG GTTTCTCCAGGAGCTGGGATTATAAAACCAGATGCTTCACTGCAGGTGAAGGTTCATCATGAAGACTTTCACACCTCAGACGAGTCCATTGATGGCATCCAACAAAACCCATTTTGTGAAGATAGTTCTGACAAGGAAGTGACCCTGATCATAATCGTTCAGGGAAGCTGCTCGACCAGAACAACAAGCCACTCTATCAAAGTCCGTCACTGCTCATCAGCTGCCAAATCCCTTAGTattgttcattctaaaacgaCCAGCGTGACAAAGAATCTAGAGGGTTCCACGCGTTACCAGACAGAGTCTAACCGCGGTGGAAGCACCAGACACAGAACCGATGACTCCACCAGACggtggttgatgatgattcCTGTTACATCACAACTATAG
- the LOC104749688 gene encoding type II inositol polyphosphate 5-phosphatase 14 isoform X2 has protein sequence MDSVIIEADEREALASVVPAHPLPPRKTHSYVEQCEQKPHHPIRKYSLDEGSRSVTSDSEAIYFDSSGEFSTEGVVIINGRTGGERGNGEDYGFVTPPSKPASQLGGNDGGKEDGIESLPEFIGAGGGVDVFKVPVRAAVNPGRPPCLELRPHPLRETQTGKFLRNIACTESQLWAGQENGVRFWNLEEAYEVGCGLGGQVRRGDEDTAPFHESVPTSPALCLMIDHGNRLVWTGHKDGKIRAWKMDQPSTTTADDSKPFKERLSWQAHRGPVNYIVISSYGDMWSCSDGGLIKIWTLDSLEKSLVLKPEEKHMAALLVERSGIDLRSQVTVNGTCSISSSDVKFLLVDTVRAKVWAVQHLSFSIWDAQNKELVKVFNIDGQVENRVDMPPTQGQQVEETKVKFFSAPKKEKSQGFLQRSRHAIMGAAGAVRRAATRSTGAFAEDTRKVEAIAIAADGSIWTGSMNGVIAQWDGNGNRLREVNHHQQAVLCFCTFGDRIYVGYASGYIQVLDLGGKLIASWVSHNEPVIKLAAGGGFIFSLATHGGVRGWYVTSPGPLDSVIRTELSQKEMTYARQDSVKILVGTWNVGEGRASRGALVSWLSSAVSDVGIVAIGLQEVDMGAGFLAMSTAKETVGVEGSAVGQWWLDAIGNALDERNTFERMGSRQLAGLLISLWVRKSIRTHVGDLDVAAVPCGFGRAIGNKGGVGLRIRVYDRIMCFVNCHLAAHLEAVTRRNADFNHIYRSMVFSKGQSVYTAAAAGASTSAQALKNNTNTNISSEEEKSDLAAADLVAFFGDFNYRLFGITYDEARDFISHRSFDWLREKDQLRQEMNEGKVFQGMREALITFPPTYKFEKNKPGLGGYDSGEKKRIPAWCDRVIYRDNQSLTYSECSLQCPVVACTIMYEACMDVTESDHKPVRCKIHANIAHTDKSVRRQELGKIVRSNEKLISMFEELKSVPETSVSTNNILLYSQDTFIFTIRNTSNSSRAIFNIVCKGQTLVREDGEEPENRGTFGLPRWLEVSPGAGIIKPDASLQVKVHHEDFHTSDESIDGIQQNPFCEDSSDKEVTLIIIVQGSCSTRTTSHSIKVRHCSSAAKSLSIVHSKTTSVTKNLEGSTRYQTESNRGGSTRHRTDDSTRRWLMMIPVTSQL, from the exons atggaTTCGGTTATCATTGAAGCAGATGAGCGGGAGGCGCTGGCATCGGTCGTCCCTGCTCATCCGCTGCCACCGCGTAAGACGCATTCCTATGTTGAGCAATGTGAACAGAAGCCGCACCACCCGATCCGCAAATATAGCCTTGATGAGGGCTCTAGATCTGTAACGTCGGATTCCGAAGCTATTTATTTTGATTCCTCCGGCGAGTTCTCCACCGAAGGAGTAGTCATCATCAATGGCAGAACCGGTGGCGAAAGAGGCAACGGGGAGGATTACGGTTTTGTCACACCTCCATCCAAACCAGCATCACAGCTAGGTGGAAATGACGGCGGCAAGGAGGATGGTATCGAGTCCCTTCCAGAATTCATCGGCGCAGGAGGAGGCGTTGACGTATTCAAAGTGCCTGTGCGTGCTGCGGTGAATCCTGGACGGCCGCCATGTCTCGAGCTCCGACCGCATCCGTTAAGAGAGACACAGACGGGAAAGTTTCTCAGAAACATTGCTTGCACAGAAAGTCAGCTATGGGCGGGACAAGAGAACGGCGTGAGGTTCTGGAACTTGGAGGAAGCATACGAGGTTGGTTGTGGCCTTGGTGGGCAGGTACGTCGAGGGGATGAGGATACAGCACCGTTTCATGAATCTGTTCCGACCTCGCCTGCCTTGTGTTTGATGATTGACCACGGCAATAGGCTTGTGTGGACCGGCCACAAGGATGGCAAAATTAGAGCCTGGAAAATGGATCAGCCGAGTACGACTACTGCGGATGATTCAAAGCCTTTCAAGGAACGACTCTCGTGGCAAGCTCATCGTGGTCCTGTGAATTATATTGTCATAAGCTCATATG GTGATATGTGGTCATGTTCTGATGGCGGATTGATAAAAATATGGACGTTGGATTCTTTAGAGAAGTCTCTGGTGCTTAAGCCGGAGGAGAAGCATATGGCTGCATTGTTAGTGGAGAGGTCTGGCATTGACCTGAGGAGCCAAGTTACTGTCAATGGTACATGCAGCATATCTTCATCAGATGTCAAGTTTTTGTTAGTTGATACAGTAAGAGCTAAAGTGTGGGCTGTGCAGCACCTATCATTCTCAATCTG GGATGCCCAGAATAAAGAGCTTGTGAAAGTTTTTAATATTGATGGCCAAGTCGAAAATCGTGTGGACATGCCACCAACGCAAGGTCAACAAGTTGAAGAAACGAAAGTGAAGTTCTTCTCGgcaccaaaaaaggaaaagtcaCAGGGGTTTCTGCAACGATCGCGCCATGCCATAATGGGAGCTGCAGGAGCTGTTCGTCGAGCAGCCACTAGAAGTACAGGAGCTTTTGCAGAAGACACTAGGAAGGTAGAAGCTATTGCGATAGCGGCAGATGGATCAATTTGGACTGGAAGCATGAATGGCGTAATTGCTCAGTGGGACGGAAATGGAAACCGTTTGCGGGAGGTGAATCATCATCAGCAGGCTGTTCTGTGCTTTTGCACTTTTGGTGATCGAATATATGTGGGTTATGCAAGTGGTTACATCCAGGTCTTGGATCTTGGTGGAAAGCTAATTGCAAGCTGGGTTTCACACAATGAACCTGTGATAAAGCTAGCAGCAGGTGGTGGTTTCATTTTTAGCTTAGCCACTCATGGTGGTGTAAGAGGATGGTATGTGACATCTCCAGGACCTCTGGACAGCGTAATCCGAACGGAACTCTCTCAAAAGGAAATGACCTATGCTCGACAAGACAGTGTTAAAATCTTGGTTGGTACCTGGAATGTTGGTGAAGGGCGGGCCTCACGTGGGGCGCTTGTGTCTTGGCTGAGTTCTGCTGTTTCAGATGTCGGCATTGTTGCTATTGGGTTGCAAGAGGTGGATATGGGGGCTGGCTTTCTTGCCATGTCCACTGCTAAGGAAACG GTAGGGGTTGAAGGAAGTGCCGTGGGCCAATGGTGGCTTGATGCAATTGGAAATGCACTGGATGAGAGAAATACTTTTGAACGTATGGGTTCAAGGCAGTTAGCAGGACTGCTAATATCTCTTTG GGTGAGGAAGAGTATAAGAACACATGTCGGAGATCTTGATGTCGCAGCAGTTCCATGTGGCTTTGGCCGCGCCATTGGCAACAAG GGAGGTGTGGGTTTGAGAATCAGAGTTTATGACAGAATTATGTGCTTTGTGAACTGTCACTTGGCTGCTCACCTGGAGGCAGTTACTCGGAGAAACGCGGATTTCAATCACATATATCGGTCAATGGTCTTCTCTAAAGGACAAAGTGTATATACTGCTGCAGCTG CTGGTGCGTCAACTTCTGCTCAAGCTCTAAAGAATAACACT AATACAAACATCAGCAGTGAAGAGGAGAAGTCTGATTTAGCAGCAGCAGATCTGGTTGCATTTTTCGGTGACTTCAATTATAGGTTGTTTGGTATAACCTATGATGAAGCGAGAGACTTCATTTCCCACCGGTCTTTTGATTGGCTTAGAGAGAAAGACCAACTTAGGCAAGAGATGAATGAGGGAAAAGTGTTCCAAGGAATGCGTGAGGCGTTAATCACCTTCCCGCCAACttacaaatttgaaaagaaTAAACCAGGTCTTGGAG GGTATGATTCAGGGGAGAAAAAGCGAATACCAGCGTGGTGTGACAGAGTTATATATAGAGACAATCAATCACTCACATATTCGGAGTGTAGTTTGCAGTGTCCTGTAGTTGCATGTACTATAAT GTATGAAGCTTGTATGGATGTGACTGAGAGTGATCACAAACCCGTGCGGTGCAAAATTCATGCTAACATAGCTCACACCGATAAATCTGTGCGAAGACAAGAGCTAGGGAAAATAGTAAGGTCCAATGAGAAACTCATATCCATGTTCGAGGAACTAAAATCGGTTCCAGAAACATCAGTGAGCACCAACAACATTCTTCTTTATAGTCAGGACACATTCATCTTTACAATCAGAAACACTTCAAACTCTAGTAGAGCCATCTTCAACATCGTCTGTAAGGGTCAAACTCTCGTTAGAGAGGATGGAGAGGAACCCGAGAATAGAGGCACCTTTGGTCTCCCTCGCTGGCTCGAG GTTTCTCCAGGAGCTGGGATTATAAAACCAGATGCTTCACTGCAGGTGAAGGTTCATCATGAAGACTTTCACACCTCAGACGAGTCCATTGATGGCATCCAACAAAACCCATTTTGTGAAGATAGTTCTGACAAGGAAGTGACCCTGATCATAATCGTTCAGGGAAGCTGCTCGACCAGAACAACAAGCCACTCTATCAAAGTCCGTCACTGCTCATCAGCTGCCAAATCCCTTAGTattgttcattctaaaacgaCCAGCGTGACAAAGAATCTAGAGGGTTCCACGCGTTACCAGACAGAGTCTAACCGCGGTGGAAGCACCAGACACAGAACCGATGACTCCACCAGACggtggttgatgatgattcCTGTTACATCACAACTATAG